Sequence from the Ascaphus truei isolate aAscTru1 chromosome 3, aAscTru1.hap1, whole genome shotgun sequence genome:
aagaggtgcctgttgaaccgcagcctctgcgtgtgtccccagctccgcgctctatgcgcacacgtgcatctgtctctgtccccatgcgcatacgcgcgtcagtcaccgaatccacgcacacacgcacaccagccccagacgttatgtgcatgcattcccagcttacagagcacacgcctaacagagcacttttaaccactgctcctgcagtgaggcgtcgccccaagcatcacacagttccatgcaaatcaatgattacactcagctgggctgtaacacctccctcctatcagggaggactccttgcagtcctccaggcctgcccccttttcccattggcctgcccagctttattatgcctgtgcttcccatcactcgtcgctcgacatagttctgtatggaagcatttgactattctctcagtgactcctcaggtattgacgcggattggtcgactaccccctctggctctcgactttggctctacttggacttcgtgacttctggcatccctgtaacacggcttataccttcgaccatccgcaactctccaatccctgatcttggcaacggcaataactactcctcctctactaccggtaccggcaagtattgtcttccttactatacctggcctttaaacactaacaccacactccggacgcgctccctttgctgcgggtgcgtgtatccctacgtcccacctcagcacaggagatgggtctggtctgcgggcagcaccggcgtaacattgtgttagggggggggggttatttctttataagtatgtatgtgtttttaaattaatttgggggggcacagaattggtactgcaggcccgcggggacacctgcgggtaacacctgagggccaccgccggcctatagtatcattgctgtgcatacatgtactgtatgttaggggggtataggggttgttggtgtaatatatatatatatatatatatatatatatatatatatatatatatatatatatatatatatataactgtgtgctcatttgcatgtcatttcccagaatcccttgctgcagtggaagtgctgtatgctgggtgataatggggaaaggcggggttgcagacctgcctaagacatgcagatgagcatacagctatatttgcatatttgctttcctgtggagggtttttgtcactttttttactcaccataacttaactcagtattatggtttagcctatcccatagcctctcttgcattcccagtaaaatcaaccccacactgatgagacccatcaaggtcgaaacagctgtctgtgggtggttttctgggtatgcaccttaaccctggctgtgctcaaagctgtgaccatgcagcaagcttaagcctatagggaaccatgttaaaaatggttattgagacaacaagtgacactgtgtgctcatttgcatgtcatttcccagaatcccttgctgtagcgaaaagctgatcggggctactagaattgagcgcgtTTCTGAAAGTGCCGATATGTGGCAAAAAGTGGCTTATTGGCACCCGGCGCCCGAAAAGTATTTTTCGGCtaaaaaaaatgccgatttttggaGCTTATCTGATCTTACTGAATCGGAGAGgcaatattggcgagaaaatggcgaaaaacggcttttcagtgcttactgcatgatgccatAAATCCTATGACCAGGGAGATATTTTGGAGGGTACTGGACCAGTATACGTGGTGAGTGTGATGCCAGGAGCAGAATGGCACTCAGAGTATAGGTTAAGCCTGCATATTGCCTTTGCCTGTCAAGATGGCAACCCAAAATAAAGGGTTAATGTTGTTATCCTGGGGTTGGAGAGTGTTCCAACCCTAGTAATCTATGTATATATTCTATGTTTTTTACTACAGTTGTGTAAACTACAGTATCTTTGTGACTCATTTTATGCCTGGGCCAGGAACAATGGCTGAGTACTAGGCATTCGATGAGTCAGGGGACTAGTGATTGTATGGGCCGTGTCCGGGGATAATGGGATACTAGGTAAGGACGCACCAACCTGCAGGGTGCCTGAACTTCTTGGCAACCAGCATTCAGGTCCCAGCCCCGTTGGCGCAGTTCCTATTCGAGAAAGAGGAAGGGGTGAGAAAGAggaggatggggtgagagagtggaggaggggtgagagaggagagggcttgggggaggggtgagagaagtgggcagggagagagggggattgagGGGGAGGAGATttaagagggtgggggaggagagagggaggacatggaggggtgagaggaggaaggggagagaaaggagaggatgagatagaggagggggatgagagagaggagggggttagagaggtgggggtgagagagcaaaggagggggtgagaggagaggggtgagagagaggaggggaggggagaaacatgagggaggagaagaggggaagcgagagaggaggaaggggtgggaaaggggggtgggagggggtgagaggatgggttggtgagaggagggagggtgagggagagaggaggagtgagaatggaagaggatgaggagggggtgagagaggagggggtgagaggagaggggacaggagggggtgagatAGGAGGGGAGTAATAGAGAGAAGGGGGATTGGGacaggaggagtggggagggagaagggaggaggagtgagagagaggatgaaaaaggggtgtgagagaggatttaaggagggggtgagagaggatgaggaggggtgaaagagattgtgaggggttgagagaggataaggaggggcTAAGAGAGAACATAAGGAGTGGAGAGATAGAGGATGACGAGGATGGTGAGAGGAGAAGAacgaaggggtgagagagaggaggaggagggggaggctgAAAGTATGGGGATATAATCTTTTGGGGGTTTTATCCGAAAGTTCATGGGGTGGGGGACGCAGGGTTGAAGGCTCGGCCAGAGTGCTgaatacccttgcaccggccTTGTGTATACGGTATatagtgaattttttttaaataaaaacatttaagatTAGTGATATAGAACCAGCTCTATTCACCTTGATATCAGTTTGTGCACTGCATATGGCTGGGATTCTCATTAATGATAAGATATAATTTAGGAAGTCTGTTATCCATTAGATTATATTAGTCAGCTGCATGAACATCCACATGAACCTGTAGAAATTCCAATCTCTTTGCTTCACCCAGTACAAGGGGAAATTCCAGACAACCTTGTTTACAAAAATGATATGATCAAATTGCTCCATCTACTGGTAAAAATAAAGAAATGCATAGATTTAGCTACACATCTTttgagactaagggcctcatgcagtaagcgttgataagggaaatatggccatgttatagccaaaattgggtttgagattcagtaagcgccgataagtgcttcatatcgccaggtttcggagccgataatttggttatggccagtcgcctgccgataagcctgttttcgacactgatcgccacttttttaaatcggctggattcaacaaaaaaaaacagcttatcggggctgatcggcactacgaaattgagatgttatggccgatttctcccgccaactaaagttggcagtttggacgggagaacgatcgctaaggctgccggaacggcacttagaaaaaaaacatcttctgtacatcaatggaagtcaatggagcggggacgtataacagtatagtactgtttacgtttcattgctcacaatacaagggggatttgcattacagtgtgggggcattccctgcattgtgtcacagctgatgtgtcttatttgcataacattcgacttttacatgtttgcagcatttgcgggtcacattactcatcatgtgatgatgtggcaagggaaaatactatactacactcttaaaggagaacctcacatcatatcacacattttactcaactcagcgacaattatttacatgatgtcacacatgtcacacatgtcactcatacacagtatattcatcttcctttacattacacaatgcttgtaatgtgacacgcatctttaaacgttcatgtacatctgtcttctcatgtttacatatacttttgggtcctccctattttcatgacgtcacttattggacgctcaatcacattgcatgtttacattgtaaccgttgcattacaagcacttcaacctaacttatacacacatgtacagtaattcatcattgggacaccttgtaaactcattctataccaactatcctccttacacaaatgcatgcatatgcacacgactattcattgttgccaacatgtcacaataacatggataattacacatgttacacaaaacttttcccacgtcaatctcagcctttttgtctcattacatgactgactcttgcgttcacaagtgttacatgcattgcacatgcaactatttatttgcaagcaatctttgtacaaagcttcacgtcacatcattgccaaatatcatcattccctgcagaatacacacaacaaatacttagaacaacaagtgcacacagcttgccacagaagtactttattatgttaatgtaacaccttgcattttactatgtcacctgacatcatcacatacctatttaaaggacgcacattacctgctcattcacagctactcatttcaaaatgttgcgaatgtttaggagacggaggaacattcttttctatgacatgcttgatgatgaagacaatcatatagggcaagggagggacacaccgagggacagtgacagtgacgcggatacgacagggacagggagagggacaggccgagggacaggtagagggacaggagatcagaggagaagacagaggagacaacttgtgcctcgtccgcgtctgtacagggagagaaccctgttagatgggatgagtgaggaggagattgtaagtcgctatcgtttgagttcagcagcaatcttagctctttatgaggagataaggggagatttagattttttcacagccagaggtcgtgcagtccctgggcttgttaaaatgctgtgctcattacattatcttgcttccgcgtcataccagacaactgtgggcatagtgggcggggtctcgcaatctacattctcgcgggccttgacccagtttctctatgcactcaatagacgcgctaggaattatattcattttcctacagaggcgacagagtggctggaagtcaggactggcttttataatatagcagggataccatgtgtgctgggtgcaatcgattgcacacatgttgctttgattgcacctagtcagagtgagcatgtgtaccgcaatcggaagcactaccattcactcaatgtacaggtggtatgtgatgccacgatgaggataatgcatgtggtacccaagttccctggttccagtcacgattcctctatcctgaggaactcttcagtcttccatgcgttcgaagagggacattttgaacctggttggctgctgggtgagtacatatttacatgttctaacacaaaacacatgttgatttaggaatgttggcattgtacaatttgatcactaatgtcagcttatgtgtgctccattcattataggtgactcaggatacggaattaggccgtggctcttgactccggtgctaaaccctcaaactgaagcagaggacaggtacaatgcagcccatatatctacaagatctgttatagagaggacatttggcctactcaagaccaggtttaggtgtctggacagaactggtggggctcttctatacaagcctcaaaaagtgtctgatattatccttgcctgttgcattttgcacaatgttgcactcaggcacaatgtacagtcagacctagctgaggctttggtagacgagcatcccacccatgtagctgctgaaaatgaacaaacagccagtggtggccagacacgacagaatctcatcaattcatttttttcttgtaagtacaaactcatatgttcctagtactacttttatagtttaattatgttatattaacaataatgtttctttatataaccttctgttaggacacagatgaatatgggttgcacacctttcttttctctgctgtgtgcacaaagggatgtggcaccggtatgttattgttgcacaggttatataatccctcttcaattgtactttagttgtgtgtatgtgaatacaacttgggtaacaaagcaataatattttagcattgtgttattccttatgctaagacaaaacacatattatgcccataatcattcatgcttctagtatgcttacatacaatgttattggtgcagtgtaacatgtacatccatatgatgtgtacaccaggctgatttacattttgaatgtcatgaaatatacatggtgttgtacatttaacaccaaatacacactttgctgtgttgtttacggtactgaagatggcatgtcaatgtttgcaatttatatattgttcctttgcattataggtatatctccagtatgactgatcatggtatgtatatttgctgacatctctcataagatgtggctacctcaatcttcctataattattggaactaaaaacccaacatattggtttaaacacaaatgttacatatatgtactttctgtatcatgtatatgcatttagctactcttgagctttcatgtgcattgtattacaaaatgattactcacatttcatcacattttatgtatgtttccttataatttccattaatgtaatatagaggtggttggagaaaaggggataactgtacttatttgtttacttacgggagcacattcatcactagcatagacacactttttaagacaactgtttgtgtctctatcaattggtgtaggatccatgtataacaccgacaaatgataacaccagctttattatggtagcttatatcatcatattgactatactatgtatttctaaacgattaataaacacagtaaactatagttagttaggttaatgaaatatacacagaaacgtacttcataacatgatggtgatgtcatattcagaacatcatgcattggaggggaccataacatctggccagtaacattatttgctacagtcccaaaccattttatctacatacccatgtaacaagagattttaaaaataaatggctacttggttgtaagtgtcctttacattgggagaaggagtggctcactgagtaaagacacacactggcactgatagtttgaagcaggggagtctggttcaattcccggtgtgggctccttgtgaccttggccaagtcactttatctccctgtgcctcatgcggcaaaaaaacatttgtacgttccacgggccagggacctcaggctgaaacatgtgtctgtaaatcgctgcgtacaactagcagccctatacatgaacatgctcatattattattattattgttacatagtttcgacagtcatacgttccattacatattagaatacacaaatgtgttagcagagtgggaatggttgttatatataaaacacaccatgtcataaaatgttagtagtcattaaagaacactcaataaaaattcatgaggcactcttttgcaacatcattatgttaattaagtgcttatgcaatataggcataagggtatcacatttttaattgtttgttaataagcgctgcaagcaatataaaattagttccatatgtagtatagtagtcggtggctcctcctcacaatcatctcatataaaggtagactcttctgaaatcatacattgatccgattgtatcttccccgacatctctgaaatacagcaaacatatgatggtcaaatatggcaccttactatatatgtatccgtgacaacgcattacacagctctatatgattgtgtacatacacacgtcactcacttatatgttagaactacaagtgtacatcagtatgtaatgtttctttaaatttgtagcaggcataactatgtatatgatgtgaacgttgcctgtatactgaaaaatgtgcgcgcacatcttagtgtgcgcacgcacttcacgcttggctgcactaactgttagcgcatgcgcaaaacaaagcgtacgttgtgcgttcaatacatcttgaaaataccattaaacataaaatctttatttcaaatacaatgaatatgaaactacattcgttctaaacgagtacatctgtattctttttaaacagacgtgtttggacagaaagcacggccgataacacaatgcgcaaatgcaatacgtgtgacgtcatgttaagccagcgtgaaacgcacgctaacactcctcccactcaattaacattcggctaacgcccagggtacgcctacaaacactgagccgcacgcatcacacactgcagttaccgttactataacaaaacatgacagccaataggctttgaggcgcgcacgtcgcttgggggcgggacttacatcactaatcctttttaaatacgccttggcccatgacaatggtcccacgtcatacgtggtggacccagttttcaatgttgtagatgttgcatgataacaaaacaggtatgtgttagagtaatggtaaaatgttgctaatatgtttaaagggataggaaagtacgtatatttattccgtcagcaatgtgtactactctttcaggtcctactatattgtattaggaaacaatttgtttgtgatcgctacatgttatgcagtctgcaatgttacgctgtatccacgcattgaaagtgaaaatggtggttacaaaaaaaaaaaaaatttaaacgcagagtcaacgcataacgattgttatatttaccattcttctagaattaactcttcgcctggctgcaactggtcgctccagaaatgcaagccattttcatccacgcttaacccaaccgctgaatccagtatggcacatatctcctccaggatgcgctcataggaatcgccactgctttcttcaaataattggtcgggaggtaggttcatttcttccggttcccattccaatgcaatttcagctgaaaggcttggtacataatcatagtacttttgttcttgtacaatgtgggtttcaggaatggaggctgcagatattgcagcacgtatcgattcaaacggatcagtagtagcggatacattgctattgccattaggaataaatatgcctttcacgacaatataagtgccgtctttcaggataaattgtttttccggggcaatcttccagaaaccataggtgtgttgtagcttatcctggtcacgttcaaaaaagtcattacttgataaagtgaatcttattgaggaattaaaattccgtgcatgcttacggtcttggtaataaggatattttgctcgaatgaaatcatcgatttggcgtgtgcttgctttctgtccgcgactgttcaagatggcttcacagatcatgtacttataccctaaaaggggattaatattgttaacgaattcatcagccatgtctgagtagcacaaaagctgtgtgcaggtctgtgttatttgctcatcaaaatgaatgtgctgaatggctaacaaactcctgtttttccttgtcaaggtcaacaaaagtaactactttgactccttatttcaaacgccaattggatttgtttgtctaattgggttaacagttgtggttcgtgatatgggactgtgggagaaacatttctccttcttttatctcgtttgtgaaaaacatccctagactgtgaatgcgttcacatagtgtttttttgaaaactaacaaagaccagtgtgtgaaaatatttcttagccaggcatatcagtaaaaacacacctgcaaaaagaaatgttttttccccgcttacatttctgtgtgtatgtgaaagtctggttaactccctgtctgcatgagtttaaatacgtgtgtatatatatatatatatatatatatatatatatatatatatatatatatataaatatatctcttataaaaatatatatatatttatatataatattttatttttttttatattgcaggagtacacacaacattgatggcattaagtataccttgtatgaaacctatttaaatggtgagaaacatgattgaattaagtaataaacatttgtttaagcacaatactgttagagtctcatacttaggatatttctcaaacattaggcctgtattattaaaatagtgttttcacaaggaagcatgaagtgtattagtttgtgtataccagtttatatagtactatatatatatatatatatatatatatatatatatatatatatatatatacacatatacacatatacatatatatatacacactcacacactcacactcacactcactcagtgtgtgtgtgtgtgtgtgtgtgtgtgtgtgtatatatattattatacattctgagatgttatagaaacgaacacacaactgattaaaggacaaaattacaatggccaagcaaggcaaaggtaagtaataatttacacataatcctgctgtacacgtacaagaaagatgtttgcacttacttaggtgttttaataattgcatgtgactaatatgcatatgcaattcttacatcaattaacacacccaaatgcaatgttttgctgcaaagtcaatggcagcttctctaaacttagcaactggctcctggtggaccattactgaacagacgattacaacataaatatttataacacaattaattatgagtgttaacatttccaaaacttcacgtgtacaagaacatagttgaaagtttggaaacaacagtcttcagcatacatacaatagtaattagataatctgaagtcaacaaaacaaggccaaagacatattttctgaattataacatttattttttttgttccttttgcgagcgagtaacaggcctgcttgttgtctcttgaattttcctttttcttttgccaccaactttaggcacaacagagccactttgagtggcctctggcacttcacgggcagggcttgtggccagtgactgttcacctacggggcttgtggccagtgactcacctacagggcttgtggccagtgactcacctacagggcttttgggcagtgattcacctacagggcttttgggcagcgattcacctacagggcttttgggcagcgattcacctacagggcttttgggcagcgactcacctacagggcttttgggtagtgactgttcacggacagggcttgtgcccagtgacacatgtgagcaagttggtagacactgcacaagtgatggttggtctgtttcatgtgtgtcttgttttgtttttgtcgcctcctttgtaggtgtctgctgctgaatttgtacagatggcagcggtaggatgtcatcaggaacctgcacagcaatgtctgctacttgaccggtaacatttgggcctggtgaatgaatatcagatgaatgtggtgaaaactgacctgcatgaacagatcctggctgggaggtgttgaattgtggtacattagtcattctccagtaattagcttgtgtttgctgaacaactaatgcttcgaatgaggtgttgattttttgcaactgtttaggcacttcaatgaagactctgtggagatgtgccaattgtgatactgtttcttcctgcagtccaatcatcctttccagcactgtcatcatgtctgaatggcgacgattttctgcgtccactatttttccctctgaagctacaattgcatcgtatgtggaagttgatggacgatttggcggtacaacagtttctattggcacctcttcatggtcacatgattgtatttcagtctcttctgtggcgtcatcctcatcatactcatcatcctcatcaccatgatgttctaaaaagaaatgtacacattattaaatggcatgttaatgtatgctgtgttactatgtaattgtactgtgtcctaagtaacacctaacatgttagcatacgttttataacctcattaaaaactaccttgacttacgaataatgtttggactcagtatgaaatatgaatgaatgaaaagttgctctaaactcagaagtcctacatgataattaacatcactaacacaatacatgttgccttacacttaattttcactgacactaagtaatcctatttaaagaagatgtgcaaaacaaataatgcacatgacaacataacatatagaagagcacatattatatggccagcaaatgatacactcaccttctagtagtgttgagctggctgacccaggtgaagacacttgttccatctcaggtgacacatgtcctccaggggcaactatatataacaataacataagttttacatttacatgtgtaaatattgaacaaacacttattgtatgttctgtatttatgattaactaacaacatcagttccttaaccgaaaatgtgtgtgaaagtgaacataaatagttgtaataacactgtacatgcctgtgtacttagaatttttgagttccctaacatacaacatactatgtttctgcagtaatgcgtgaggataaatagattaaatgagtacataaaaatcatatgttgtgtagtgatatcagtatcataatgtacataactatcatgagatgaccattcacaatggttatcatgaaggtggtcatattgcaaaaagtgttgtttttggtagaggatatgtgtggtacattaatcgaagatgtggcacacctgaatgtggctgtgactcaacaagacaacacatgcagtgtgtgataatgtgtctttgatagtagttcaactatagatatgagtgaactaatgtgtgacgtacgctttgataagtaatgagttgttggggcatttagtagctagagttaagctttcaaatgagtgtgattaacttcagttgtgctattcaggttgtaagaaaggtattcccttccccaaaaagcctaatcagccacacctttcaatgacttgaaacaggtgcaaatggtgtgaactaagttgaccgtgaaatgaggctgtaattagtgtgtgtgctgaaccccaccccctctgttgaagtgtatgctgtgatgagatattaattgcagctgctttaacacaatggtagatgagctaagtagtcatctgcagtgtttaagttatgaaaacaatgacataacatatgata
This genomic interval carries:
- the LOC142490693 gene encoding uncharacterized protein LOC142490693 codes for the protein MEQVSSPGSASSTLLEEHHGDEDDEYDEDDATEETEIQSCDHEEVPIETVVPPNRPSTSTYDAIVASEGKIVDAENRRHSDMMTVLERMIGLQEETVSQLAHLHRVFIEVPKQLQKINTSFEALVVQQTQANYWRMTNVPQFNTSQPGSVHAGQFSPHSSDIHSPGPNVTGQVADIAVQVPDDILPLPSVQIQQQTPTKEATKTKQDTHETDQPSLVQCLPTCSHVSLGTSPVREQSLPKSPVGESLPKSPVGESLPKSPVGESLPKSPVGESLPKSPVGESLATSPVGESLATSPVGEQSLATSPAREVPEATQSGSVVPKVGGKRKRKIQETTSRPVTRSQKEQKK